One genomic region from Cyanobacteria bacterium QS_8_64_29 encodes:
- a CDS encoding 30S ribosome-binding factor RbfA, which yields MASSRRMARVASLIQREVGQMLFDGIKDDRVGAGMVSVTDVEVSGDLQHAKIFVSIYGTEEARSETMAGLRSSTAFVRRELGQRIRLRRTPAVVFYEDRSLERGTRTLATIERLQRQREAQQPAEEAEADRDGTAG from the coding sequence ATGGCTAGCAGCCGCCGTATGGCTCGCGTGGCCTCGCTCATCCAGCGCGAGGTGGGCCAGATGCTGTTCGATGGCATCAAAGACGATCGCGTGGGGGCCGGCATGGTGAGCGTGACGGACGTCGAGGTCTCGGGCGACCTGCAGCACGCCAAAATCTTTGTCAGCATCTACGGCACTGAGGAAGCCCGCAGCGAGACCATGGCCGGGCTGCGCTCGTCAACCGCCTTCGTGCGCCGCGAGCTGGGGCAGCGCATCCGCTTGCGGCGGACCCCGGCGGTGGTGTTTTACGAAGACCGCTCGCTGGAGCGCGGGACGCGGACGCTGGCGACAATCGAGCGGCTGCAACGGCAGCGGGAGGCCCAGCAGCCCGCCGAGGAGGCCGAGGCGGATCGCGACGGGACCGCTGGGTGA
- a CDS encoding DUF751 domain-containing protein: MQELLRNISRFPKFLVAISFGIFFALFDRLRPLLRKPVTATALIGALASALAFLFFTLRAMLGYSVI; the protein is encoded by the coding sequence ATGCAGGAGCTCCTTCGCAACATCTCGCGCTTCCCCAAATTCCTGGTTGCCATCAGTTTTGGCATTTTCTTCGCCCTGTTCGATCGCTTGCGGCCGCTGCTGCGCAAGCCGGTGACGGCAACGGCGCTGATCGGTGCCTTGGCTAGCGCCCTGGCGTTTTTGTTTTTTACCTTGCGCGCCATGCTGGGCTACAGCGTCATCTAG